Below is a window of Micromonospora chersina DNA.
CACCGACCTGCGTGAGCTGGCCGCCGCCTGCTCCCAGCTCGTCGCCGACACCGACGGGCGGATCGGGGCCGACACGGTGTCCCGCTACTACCGGGGGCGCGTCGAGGTGACCGGCTTCACGGTGGCCGACGCGACGATGGTCGGTGACGTCCCCGGCGCCCTGGAGGCGCTGCGCTGGGCGCTGCACGTCGGCGTCGACCCGGTGCCGATCGCCGACGCCCTCGCCGACGGGGTGCGGACCGTCGCCCGGGTCGCCTCGGCCGGGCGGGGGAGCCCCTACCAACTGGCGAGCAGCCTGGGCATGCCGGCCTGGAAGATCGAGCGGGCCCAGCGGCAGGGCCGGGGCTGGACGCCGGAGGGCCTCGTGGAGGCCATGCGCGCCGCCGCCGAGTGCAACGCCGCCGTCAAGGGCGGCGCCGACGACCGGGCGTACGCGCTGGAGCGGGCCGTCTTCTCCGTGGCCGCGGCGCGGCAGGGCGGCGGCCGGTGACCCGAACGTGGTCG
It encodes the following:
- the holA gene encoding DNA polymerase III subunit delta gives rise to the protein MGDVTPASLPPILLVLGDEELLATRAVSEAVARARSVDPDVDVREYQAGSLAVGEIAEMLSPSLFGGRRVLVLRAGQDARKDLVTALLGYAKNPDPDVQLVVLHLGGAKGKAFADGLRAAGATVVPAVKLKGHRERVAFVRDEIRRLGGKCTEDAAETLIAAVGTDLRELAAACSQLVADTDGRIGADTVSRYYRGRVEVTGFTVADATMVGDVPGALEALRWALHVGVDPVPIADALADGVRTVARVASAGRGSPYQLASSLGMPAWKIERAQRQGRGWTPEGLVEAMRAAAECNAAVKGGADDRAYALERAVFSVAAARQGGGR